One stretch of Micromonospora echinospora DNA includes these proteins:
- a CDS encoding CPBP family intramembrane glutamic endopeptidase — MTVDELARPVSRRMLGTETLLVLGLSLGQSAVYALVSLIAKLTATGGLSKQTAALNTSASARPYLDLTYQLLGIVFALLPVLLAVHLLARDPGDPARTLGVDFRRPGSDLARGAGLTALIGLPGLALFWAAAQLGLNATLVPAALPDLWWTVPVLILAAVQNAVLEEVIVVGYLITRLRQLNWRIGAVLATSALLRGSYHLYQGFGAFVGNAVMGVIFGLFYLRTRRVAPLIVAHTLLDIFAFVGYAMLPKSWFDWL, encoded by the coding sequence GTGACGGTTGACGAGCTGGCCCGCCCGGTCTCCCGCCGGATGCTGGGCACCGAGACGCTGCTCGTGCTCGGTCTGTCCCTCGGCCAGTCGGCCGTGTACGCGCTGGTGTCGCTGATCGCGAAGCTCACCGCGACCGGTGGGCTGTCCAAGCAGACCGCCGCGCTGAACACCTCCGCGTCGGCCCGGCCCTACCTCGACCTGACGTACCAGCTCCTCGGGATCGTCTTCGCGCTGCTGCCGGTGCTGCTCGCCGTACACCTGCTGGCGCGTGACCCCGGCGACCCGGCACGGACGCTCGGCGTCGACTTCCGGCGGCCCGGCTCGGACCTGGCCCGGGGCGCGGGCCTGACCGCGCTCATCGGCCTGCCCGGGCTGGCGCTGTTCTGGGCGGCGGCGCAGCTCGGCCTCAACGCCACGCTGGTCCCGGCCGCGCTGCCCGACCTCTGGTGGACGGTGCCGGTGCTGATCCTCGCCGCCGTGCAGAACGCCGTGCTGGAGGAGGTGATCGTGGTCGGCTACCTGATCACCCGGCTACGGCAGCTCAACTGGCGCATCGGCGCGGTGCTGGCCACGAGCGCCCTGCTGCGCGGCTCCTACCACCTCTACCAGGGCTTCGGCGCGTTCGTCGGCAACGCCGTCATGGGCGTGATCTTCGGCCTGTTCTACCTGCGCACCCGCCGGGTCGCCCCGCTGATCGTCGCGCACACGCTGCTCGACATCTTCGCGTTCGTCGGGTACGCGATGCTGCCCAAGTCCTGGTTCGACTGGCTCTGA
- a CDS encoding globin domain-containing protein, with protein sequence MENFARLLKESWALVEEDRERLSGHFYARLFLLDPELRKLFPVQMNGQGDRILEAIVTATQTVGDPESFDEYLRALGRDHRKYHVSAEHYATMGVALLDALRSTAGDGWNLEYDQAWREAYASISARMLAGAEADGNPPYWHAEVLTHERHGPDTAVLTVRALQHPLPWQAGQYVSVEVPRYHPRVWRTYSVANAPNEENVLEFHVRTPPGAAGWVSGALVRRTKPGDLLRVAAPMGSMTLDPESTRDVLCVAGGVGLAPIKALVEELTRVNRTRWVHVFYGARRPDELYGLAGLEDLVATHPWLSVTPSCSEDPDFGGELGDVSEVVTRYGPWTTHDCYVSGSAAMVRATLRALAADDVPPDHIRYDTFGNL encoded by the coding sequence GTGGAGAACTTCGCGCGGCTGCTGAAGGAGAGCTGGGCCCTGGTCGAGGAGGACCGGGAGCGGCTCAGCGGTCACTTCTACGCCCGGCTGTTCCTCCTCGACCCGGAGCTGCGCAAGCTCTTCCCGGTGCAGATGAACGGGCAGGGCGACCGGATCCTGGAGGCGATCGTCACCGCGACCCAGACAGTGGGCGACCCGGAGAGCTTCGACGAGTACCTGCGGGCGCTGGGCCGGGACCACCGGAAGTACCACGTGTCGGCCGAGCACTACGCGACCATGGGTGTCGCGCTGCTCGACGCGCTGCGCAGCACCGCCGGGGACGGCTGGAACCTGGAGTACGACCAGGCGTGGCGGGAGGCGTACGCGAGCATCAGCGCGCGGATGCTGGCCGGCGCGGAGGCCGACGGCAACCCGCCGTACTGGCACGCCGAGGTGCTCACCCACGAGCGGCACGGCCCGGACACGGCAGTGCTGACCGTACGCGCGCTCCAGCACCCGCTGCCCTGGCAGGCGGGGCAGTACGTCAGCGTGGAGGTGCCCCGCTACCACCCACGGGTGTGGCGGACGTACTCGGTGGCGAACGCGCCGAACGAGGAGAACGTGCTGGAGTTCCACGTGCGTACGCCGCCCGGCGCGGCCGGCTGGGTGTCCGGCGCGCTGGTCCGCCGCACCAAGCCGGGTGACCTGCTGCGGGTGGCCGCGCCGATGGGCTCGATGACGCTGGACCCGGAGTCCACCCGGGACGTCCTCTGCGTGGCCGGCGGGGTCGGGCTGGCGCCGATCAAGGCGCTGGTGGAGGAGCTGACCCGGGTCAACCGCACCCGCTGGGTGCACGTCTTCTACGGCGCGCGCCGCCCCGACGAGCTGTACGGGCTGGCCGGCCTGGAGGACCTCGTCGCGACCCACCCGTGGTTGTCGGTGACGCCGTCGTGCAGCGAGGACCCGGACTTCGGCGGGGAACTCGGTGACGTGTCCGAGGTGGTCACCCGGTACGGGCCGTGGACCACGCACGACTGCTACGTCTCCGGCTCGGCCGCGATGGTCCGGGCCACTCTGCGGGCGCTCGCCGCCGACGACGTCCCGCCCGATCACATCCGGTACGACACGTTCGGCAACCTCTGA
- a CDS encoding peptide deformylase produces MTTSPIERAADSFAAELARHRTGRGLSKKQLATLMGFDPSYVSHVEGRRHRPTEDFARRAEAVLEASGAIWQRFREYDELRNGRAGGAHRDPPVPGQWLPPGTGLVVEREVATLTHIDDGYHCAIRRELYNAGTEPVTRYLVRVAVDRYPNDPGRSNRHHREHPLTFAELQLAAYRDDGSGREPMHWRAKHDRDAFKEIWLLFENDEGRFPLYPGDRVTIEYAYRVGQDKWGPWFQRAVRLPTRHLAVRLDLPADLDPKVRGAETSLSAEEGPLRTPIQRAVDGDRVIFDWGTDDPPLNARYRMQWRFRSPQPDAEPDNAPTGGVRVRASDRMRAVGIVQRGDDLLRQPARQFDLPAEEPHARQVIDRLAAMLARLDELHPFSKGVGLAAPQLGIGWSAALVRPADRAAEPVVLLNPRLVDTAAETDEQYEGCLSFFDHRGLVPRPLRIDVEHALWDGSRVITSFEYAMARLVAHEIDHLEGRLYVDRMAPGVPLVPVEEYRETGTPWRY; encoded by the coding sequence ATGACGACCTCACCGATCGAGCGTGCCGCGGACTCGTTCGCGGCGGAACTTGCCCGGCACCGGACCGGCCGAGGGCTGTCCAAGAAGCAGTTGGCGACGCTGATGGGCTTCGACCCGTCCTACGTCAGCCACGTCGAAGGGCGCCGGCACCGGCCCACCGAGGACTTCGCCCGCCGCGCCGAGGCCGTCCTGGAGGCCAGCGGCGCGATCTGGCAGCGCTTCCGGGAGTACGACGAACTGCGGAACGGCCGCGCCGGCGGAGCGCACCGCGACCCGCCGGTACCCGGGCAGTGGCTGCCGCCCGGCACCGGCCTCGTGGTCGAGCGTGAGGTGGCCACGCTCACCCACATCGACGACGGCTACCACTGCGCGATCCGGCGGGAGCTGTACAACGCGGGCACCGAACCGGTCACCCGCTACCTGGTCCGGGTCGCCGTCGACCGCTACCCGAACGACCCGGGCCGCTCCAACCGGCACCACCGGGAACACCCGCTCACCTTCGCCGAGCTGCAACTCGCCGCGTACCGGGACGACGGCAGCGGACGCGAGCCGATGCACTGGCGGGCCAAGCACGACCGGGACGCGTTCAAGGAGATCTGGCTGCTCTTCGAGAACGACGAGGGACGCTTCCCGCTCTACCCGGGCGACCGGGTCACCATCGAATACGCGTACCGCGTCGGCCAGGACAAGTGGGGCCCCTGGTTCCAGCGGGCCGTACGCCTGCCCACCCGGCACCTGGCGGTGCGGCTCGACCTGCCCGCGGACCTCGACCCCAAGGTGCGGGGCGCGGAGACCTCACTGTCGGCCGAGGAAGGACCGCTGCGTACGCCGATCCAGCGTGCCGTGGACGGCGACCGGGTGATCTTCGACTGGGGGACCGACGACCCGCCGCTCAACGCCCGCTACCGGATGCAGTGGCGGTTCCGCAGCCCACAGCCGGACGCCGAGCCGGACAACGCGCCCACCGGTGGCGTCCGCGTGCGGGCCAGCGACCGGATGCGTGCCGTGGGCATCGTGCAGCGCGGCGACGACCTGCTGCGGCAGCCGGCCCGCCAGTTCGACCTGCCGGCCGAGGAGCCGCACGCCCGGCAGGTCATCGACCGGCTCGCCGCGATGCTGGCCCGGCTGGACGAGCTGCACCCGTTCAGCAAGGGCGTCGGCCTGGCCGCGCCCCAGCTCGGCATCGGCTGGTCCGCCGCGCTGGTCCGGCCCGCCGACCGCGCGGCCGAACCTGTGGTGCTGCTCAACCCGCGCCTCGTGGACACCGCCGCCGAGACCGACGAGCAGTACGAGGGCTGCCTCTCCTTCTTCGACCACCGCGGCCTGGTGCCCCGGCCGCTGCGGATCGACGTGGAACACGCGCTCTGGGACGGCAGCCGGGTGATCACGTCGTTCGAGTACGCGATGGCGCGGCTGGTCGCGCACGAGATCGACCACCTGGAAGGGCGGCTCTATGTCGACCGGATGGCGCCCGGCGTGCCGCTGGTGCCGGTGGAGGAGTACCGCGAGACCGGCACCCCCTGGCGCTACTGA